Proteins co-encoded in one Apodemus sylvaticus chromosome 6, mApoSyl1.1, whole genome shotgun sequence genomic window:
- the Mcfd2 gene encoding multiple coagulation factor deficiency protein 2, translating into MVSLQLLRAPLLCVLLWALCSPGARAQEPGAGVHHGSVGLDKSTVHDQEHIMEHLEGVINQPEREMSPQELQLHYFKMHDYDGNSLLDGLELSTAITHVHKEEGSEQAPAMSEDELISIIDGVLKDDDKNNDGYIDYAEFAKSLQ; encoded by the exons ATGGTGTCCCTGCAGCTGCTCAGAGCGCCCCTCCTGTGTGTCCTGCTCTGGGCCCTTTGTTCTCCAGGTGCCAGGGCCCAGGAGCCTGGGGCTGGTGTCCATCATGGCAGCGTGGGCCTGGACAAGAGCACAGTGCACGACCAAGA GCATATCATGGAACATCTGGAAGGCGTCATCAACCAGCCAGAGAGGGAGATGTCCCCACAGGAGCTGCAGCTCCATTATTTCAAAATGCATGATTACGATGGCAACAGTTTGCTTGACGGCTTGGAGCTCTCAACAGCCATCACTCACGTGCACAAGGAG GAGGGGAGTGAGCAGGCCCCAGCCATGAGCGAGGATGAGCTCATCAGCATCATAGATGGCGTCCTGAAGGACGACGACAAGAACAACGACGGCTACATCGACTACGCCGAGTTCGCCAAGTCGCTGCAGTAG